A stretch of the Panicum virgatum strain AP13 chromosome 9N, P.virgatum_v5, whole genome shotgun sequence genome encodes the following:
- the LOC120689623 gene encoding ABC transporter F family member 4-like: MADPPPVLTLLVQKGPCKGETRRGRAGAALRVGRVVKGNHLAVRDAGASQSHLSVEFLAPPAARWAVTDLESSNGTLLNGAPLVPTVPAPLSDGDLIKIGETTVLSVSISADEDLRPPHAMTRRSARNAAALEEEQGPAVTRRAGRKKAAAAAAPEAEKEEAAVPTRRGGRKKATEPPDSEKEVKEEAAVPKRRGGRKKATETPQVEKEEEEEEAAVPRRGRPRKAAAPAALPPQPQSTRSTRAAARRGDAVGSGNDEGKVEGTGRGPGWVTRASARKATHAVPEDDEEGEVPVIRDQVGNPPRATGPKGGEEKDTVETRDVTSNTSEEVPVAGRGRTESSRGRRKATRASTRKADDAIIEEDAEKEREESNMADGRECSGSPQRLMAANDGGEEDKVPTGDSKLDRTSKASMEDEKMVYVEEDAPLAPKGQTGRAIEGRVNAPANNDGMEEREGKDSSKGGENEVDRELRERMLPGSKLDGVGEEEENDKREAIGGSGEEGLVEERTGISSLENMTLGEWFVRIEKYLLAKNEEAAEKAIAEVQEKHRRFCEHLKTLEKSSDPS; encoded by the coding sequence ATGGCGGATCCGCCGCCTGTGCTCACGCTCCTCGTGCAGAAGGGCCCCTGCAAGGGGGAGACCCGGcggggccgcgccggcgcggcgctccGTGTCGGCCGCGTCGTCAAGGGTAACCACCTCGCCGTGCGCGACGCGGGCGCTTCGCAGAGCCACCTCTCCGTCGAGTTCCTCGCGCCGCCCGCGGCGCGCTGGGCCGTCACCGACCTCGAGTCCTCCAACGGCACCCTCCTCAACGGGGCGCCCCTCGTGCCCACCGTCCCCGCGCCGCTCTCCGACGGGGACCTCATCAAGATCGGGGAGACCACCGTGCTGTCCGTCTCCATCTCGGCCGATGAGGACCTGCGACCACCCCACGCGATGACTAGGCGGTCCGCGCGCAACGCAGCGGCGTTGGAGGAGGAACAGGGTCCCGCGGTGACGCGCAGGGCCGGACGGAAGaaggctgctgcggcggcggctcccgaagcagagaaggaagaagctgcagttccgacgcgccgcggcgggcggaaGAAGGCCACGGAGCCTCCTGATTCAGAGAAGGAAGTGAAGGAGGAAGCTGCAGTTCCAAAGCGCCGAGGTGGGCGGAAGAAGGCCACGGAGACCCCTCAAgtggagaaggaagaagaagaggaggaagcggcAGTGCCGCGCCGTGGCCGGCCGAGGAAGGCTGCAGCGCCGGCCGCCCTTCCGCCACAGCCGCAAAGTACGAGGTCAACAAGAGCTGCTGCTAGGAGAGGTGATGCGGTGGGGAGTGGAAACGATGAGGGGAAGGTGGAGGGGACCGGACGGGGGCCAGGATGGGTTACAAGGGCAAGTGCAAGGAAGGCCACGCATGCTGTTCCTGAGGATGACGAAGAGGGAGAGGTGCCTGTGATTAGGGATCAGGTAGGGAATCCTCCAAGGGCGACAGGTCCTAAGGGTGGTGAAGAGAAGGATACGGTTGAAACCAGAGATGTAACTTCAAATACATCAGAGGAGGTGCCGGTGGCTGGGAGAGGACGCACAGAGAGTAGCAGAGGCAGAAGAAAGGCTACAAGGGCAAGCACAAGGAAGGCAGATGATGCTATTATTGAGGAGGATGCTGAAAAGGAGCGAGAGGAAAGTAATATGGCTGATGGCAGAGAATGCAGCGGCAGTCCACAGAGGTTGATGGCAGCGAATGATGGTGGTGAGGAGGATAAGGTGCCAACTGGGGACAGCAAGTTGGATAGAACCTCAAAGGCATCCATGGAGGATGAGAAGATGGTGTATGTGGAGGAGGATGCACCATTGGCTCCAAAAGGGCAGACAGGAAGGGCAATAGAGGGGAGGGTCAATGCTCCTGCCAACAACGATGGCATGGAGGAAAGGGAGGGGAAGGATTCAAGCAAGGGTGGGGAAAATGAAGTTGATCGTGAGTTGAGGGAAAGAATGTTGCCGGGATCAAAGCTGGATGGTgttggagaagaggaagagaatGACAAGAGGGAAGCTATTGGTGGCAGTGGGGAGGAAGGGCTTGTGGAGGAGCGGACTGGGATAAGCAGCTTAGAGAATATGACATTAGGGGAGTGGTTTGTTCGGATCGAGAAATACCTTCTAGCAAAGAACGAGGAGGCTGCTGAAAAAGCAATAGCTGAAGTGCAAGAGAAACATCGGCGTTTTTGCGAGCATCTTAAAACGCTCGAGAAGAGTTCTGATCCTTCCTGA